Proteins from a single region of Haloplanus sp. GDY1:
- a CDS encoding Stp1/IreP family PP2C-type Ser/Thr phosphatase: MTRTTAAATDVGRARDHNEDDLLVTAVGDWTLLAVADGMGGHRAGDVASETALEGFESALVDRLGGTDDVTASLRASVAAANERVRERATDGREGMGTTLVAALVRDGEARVVNVGDSRAYHVTESAIDRITTDQSVVRSLIEEGVIDESEADDHPQRHVLSQALGTSEDVEPDVYERSVEGTLLLCSDGLTEEVSDAAIRDVVADEPPDAAVDRLVDAANENGGSDNVTVVLAEE, translated from the coding sequence ATGACGCGAACCACCGCCGCCGCGACCGACGTCGGACGGGCCCGCGACCACAACGAGGACGACCTGCTGGTGACCGCCGTCGGCGACTGGACGCTCCTCGCCGTCGCGGACGGGATGGGCGGCCACCGCGCCGGCGACGTGGCCAGCGAAACCGCCCTGGAGGGGTTCGAGTCGGCGCTCGTCGACCGTCTCGGCGGGACCGACGACGTGACGGCGTCGCTCAGGGCGTCGGTCGCGGCGGCGAACGAGCGCGTCCGCGAGCGGGCGACCGACGGCCGGGAGGGGATGGGAACGACGCTCGTCGCCGCCCTCGTCCGGGACGGCGAGGCGAGGGTCGTCAACGTCGGCGACAGCCGCGCGTACCACGTCACCGAGTCCGCCATCGACCGGATCACGACCGACCAGTCGGTCGTGCGGTCCCTGATCGAGGAGGGGGTGATCGACGAGTCCGAGGCCGACGACCACCCCCAGCGACACGTCCTCTCGCAGGCCCTCGGCACGAGCGAGGACGTCGAACCGGACGTCTACGAGCGGTCGGTCGAGGGCACCCTCCTGCTCTGTTCGGACGGGCTGACCGAGGAGGTGTCCGACGCCGCCATCCGCGACGTCGTCGCCGACGAGCCCCCGGACGCCGCCGTCGACCGACTCGTCGACGCCGCGAACGAGAACGGCGGCAGCGACAACGTCACCGTCGTTCTCGCCGAGGAGTGA
- a CDS encoding type IV pilin N-terminal domain-containing protein, whose protein sequence is MDLHRFVTAEGAQSEVVGTVLLVAITVVVASTVGVFAFGLVGTGEIPRLALDFEFGESDVTITHEGGNTVTTDGTLRTRVSEGTLAGDDWAALDGPIESGANVTLTHRDGGVDPWDGETVSVAWRSADGETSAVIARERAPTS, encoded by the coding sequence ATGGACCTGCACCGGTTCGTGACGGCCGAGGGCGCCCAGAGCGAGGTGGTCGGGACCGTCCTGCTGGTCGCCATCACCGTCGTCGTCGCCTCGACCGTCGGCGTCTTCGCGTTCGGCCTCGTCGGAACGGGCGAGATTCCGCGGCTGGCGCTCGACTTCGAGTTCGGCGAGTCGGACGTGACGATCACCCACGAGGGCGGGAACACGGTCACGACCGACGGGACGCTCCGGACCCGCGTCAGCGAGGGGACGCTCGCCGGCGACGACTGGGCGGCCCTCGACGGCCCCATCGAGTCGGGGGCGAACGTCACGCTCACCCACCGGGACGGCGGGGTCGACCCCTGGGACGGCGAGACGGTCAGCGTCGCGTGGCGGAGCGCCGACGGCGAGACGTCGGCGGTGATCGCCCGGGAGCGGGCGCCCACGTCGTGA
- a CDS encoding Na(+)/H(+) antiporter subunit D yields the protein MASALTALPPVVVVLAAALVTGVAGRRLGHLVGGLTTALVTAWIWLLPEGTHLTGTLFGFDAVFLRVDPFSRVVGLVFAFIATVAVGYSWATDANERQTAYALTYVGSSLGAVFAGDWLTMVVWWELMAVTSTILVWDYGGEAVRAGFRYAVLHGIGGSLVLGAVAWHYVEVGSFLFSAAPGGMVGTIPQLLAAIGIGVNVGFIGLHAWLPDTYPRPHIAASVFLCVYTTKTGVYAMYRAFPEGHLWIAYMGGAMAVFGAAAALLQNDMRRLLSYHIQSQVGYMVAGVGIGSALAQAGAFGHVFNHILYKSLLFMTAGAVVYRTGEENLKYLGGLARKMPVTAAAFTVAALSIAGFPGFNGFVSKGIVISASHYTFVKGPLVVGDVYTLELLLLIGGVGTFLSFIKFGYYAFLHGPWEGDAVTPAPRAQQTAMVLVAGLCVFYGVFDGALFGLLPFDVTDEAVVAHVYHTYTVPHVIEGLALAAAGVVGFAVLKKPLSTVGRVPDVDAGYNPLVFYGTRALVVGVTETYAAVDRVAVGLADRAAAVRADPAALSRFRANIGGSIFILMVVLGGVLAWLGIV from the coding sequence ATGGCGAGCGCGCTCACCGCCCTGCCGCCCGTCGTCGTCGTCCTCGCCGCGGCGCTCGTGACGGGGGTCGCCGGTCGGCGTCTCGGCCACCTCGTCGGCGGCCTCACGACCGCGCTCGTCACCGCCTGGATCTGGCTCCTCCCCGAGGGGACCCACCTGACCGGGACGCTGTTCGGCTTCGACGCCGTCTTCCTCCGGGTCGACCCGTTCTCGCGGGTCGTCGGCCTCGTGTTCGCCTTCATCGCCACCGTCGCCGTCGGCTACTCGTGGGCGACCGACGCGAACGAGCGCCAGACCGCCTACGCCCTCACCTACGTCGGCTCCAGCCTCGGCGCCGTCTTCGCCGGCGACTGGCTGACGATGGTCGTGTGGTGGGAGCTGATGGCCGTGACCAGTACGATCCTCGTCTGGGACTACGGCGGGGAGGCCGTCCGGGCGGGCTTTCGCTACGCCGTCCTCCACGGCATCGGCGGCAGCCTCGTCCTCGGGGCCGTCGCGTGGCACTACGTCGAGGTCGGCTCCTTCCTCTTTTCGGCCGCCCCCGGGGGGATGGTCGGGACGATTCCCCAACTCCTGGCGGCCATCGGCATCGGCGTCAACGTCGGCTTCATCGGTCTGCACGCGTGGCTGCCCGACACCTACCCCCGACCACACATCGCCGCGAGCGTCTTCCTCTGTGTCTACACGACCAAGACGGGAGTCTACGCCATGTACCGCGCCTTCCCCGAGGGCCACCTCTGGATCGCCTACATGGGCGGGGCGATGGCCGTCTTCGGCGCCGCCGCCGCCCTCCTCCAGAACGACATGCGTCGCCTGCTCTCCTATCACATCCAGTCGCAGGTCGGGTACATGGTCGCCGGCGTGGGCATCGGCAGCGCGCTGGCGCAGGCGGGCGCGTTCGGCCACGTCTTCAACCACATCCTCTACAAGAGCCTCCTGTTCATGACCGCCGGCGCCGTCGTCTACCGCACCGGCGAGGAGAACCTGAAGTACCTCGGCGGTCTCGCCCGGAAGATGCCCGTCACCGCCGCGGCCTTCACCGTCGCCGCGCTCTCCATCGCCGGCTTCCCGGGGTTCAACGGCTTCGTCAGCAAGGGCATCGTCATCTCCGCCAGCCACTACACCTTCGTGAAGGGGCCGCTCGTCGTCGGCGACGTCTACACCCTCGAACTCCTGCTTCTGATCGGCGGCGTCGGAACCTTCCTCTCCTTTATCAAGTTCGGCTACTACGCCTTCCTCCACGGGCCGTGGGAGGGCGACGCCGTGACTCCGGCGCCGCGGGCACAGCAGACCGCGATGGTCCTCGTCGCCGGGCTGTGCGTGTTCTACGGCGTCTTCGACGGTGCGCTGTTCGGCCTGCTCCCGTTCGACGTGACCGACGAAGCCGTCGTCGCGCACGTCTATCACACCTACACCGTCCCCCACGTGATCGAGGGGCTCGCGCTCGCCGCGGCGGGCGTCGTCGGCTTCGCGGTCCTGAAGAAGCCGCTGTCGACGGTCGGACGGGTGCCCGACGTCGACGCGGGCTACAACCCGCTGGTCTTCTACGGGACGCGCGCGCTCGTCGTCGGCGTCACCGAGACGTACGCCGCCGTCGACCGGGTGGCCGTCGGCCTCGCCGACCGCGCCGCCGCCGTCCGCGCCGACCCCGCGGCGCTCTCGCGGTTCCGCGCGAACATCGGCGGGAGCATCTTCATCCTGATGGTCGTCCTCGGCGGCGTGCTGGCGTGGCTTGGCATCGTGTAA